Below is a genomic region from Myxococcus fulvus.
CCTGCCTGCCCAGCGAACGGACCGGCCTCCGTTCGTCCGCGAACCGGCGTGCATAGGTTTGCGCCAGACACATCAGTGCGACCCGAGGAGGAAGAGATGTCTTTGGAAACGATTCTAGTGTGGGCGGTCATCGGCCTCATCGCCGGGTGGCTGGCGTCGGCCGTGGTCGGCGGGGGCTACGGGCTCATCGGCGACATCGTCGTGGGTGTGGTGGGAGCGTTCCTGGGCGGCTTCATCTTCCGTGCACTGGGGGCGGGCACTCCCTTCGGCGGACTCGCCGGGACCATCTTCGTGGCCTTCATCGGAGCGGTGGTGCTGCTGCTCATCCTGAGAGCCATCCACTCGACACGCGTCCGACGCACATGAGTGGGCGGCTTCAGGCGCCTCGCCAGCCCTCGATGGCGGTGACGACGGCGGCGAGCACCATGAGGCCTCCCACGGCTTGAGCCACGCGCGCGCTGGCGGAGGGACGT
It encodes:
- a CDS encoding GlsB/YeaQ/YmgE family stress response membrane protein, which encodes MSLETILVWAVIGLIAGWLASAVVGGGYGLIGDIVVGVVGAFLGGFIFRALGAGTPFGGLAGTIFVAFIGAVVLLLILRAIHSTRVRRT